The following proteins are encoded in a genomic region of Dyadobacter sp. UC 10:
- a CDS encoding acyltransferase family protein, which translates to MMNEESTLTRNRTDSKIDSIQVLRAIAALIVTVYHSKDVVAKNEPFKQEIDFLFNSGPAGVALFFVISGFIMVYITQNTPSSPREIYQFMVKRFIRIWPTYAFMTLWFYYIHHGISGDSKSLTDLILSLLFIPIAHTDAPFYGYATLSVGWSLNYEIYFYLLIAISLFFGKNRWLVFSLMIAVTLVGIPVLAGYFTLKPDQAPDFGAGYLNMITNPIIWNFVYGVVIGLIYIHPGAHAFLSSLFSKKGLTSAVVLLVIWQYLSGFFGGLGPLQWGFGACALFFAIIFHESATKSYFPAWLVRKGDMSFSIYLIHMPVLVIIPIFFAKLGYPVFGSGTAMLFLSVSVTLILSGLSYQYLELKFSSYLKSFFPLMESRKKREQVQAGA; encoded by the coding sequence ATGATGAATGAAGAGTCGACACTGACCCGCAACCGGACTGACTCCAAAATTGACAGCATCCAGGTACTCAGGGCGATAGCGGCACTCATTGTTACTGTATACCATTCCAAAGATGTTGTCGCGAAAAACGAACCTTTCAAACAGGAAATCGACTTTTTGTTCAACTCAGGTCCGGCCGGTGTAGCATTGTTTTTCGTCATCAGCGGCTTTATTATGGTTTACATCACCCAAAATACGCCGTCTTCGCCGCGAGAAATCTACCAGTTTATGGTCAAACGGTTTATCCGCATCTGGCCCACTTACGCTTTCATGACCCTGTGGTTTTACTATATTCACCACGGAATTTCTGGTGATTCGAAATCGCTTACAGACCTGATATTGAGCCTTCTATTTATCCCGATCGCACATACCGACGCACCATTTTACGGTTATGCGACATTGTCGGTGGGATGGAGCCTTAACTACGAGATCTACTTTTATCTGCTGATCGCTATTTCGCTGTTTTTTGGAAAAAATCGCTGGCTGGTATTTTCCCTGATGATCGCTGTTACGCTCGTCGGCATTCCCGTGCTCGCCGGGTATTTCACGCTGAAGCCTGATCAGGCGCCGGATTTTGGAGCTGGTTATCTCAATATGATCACCAATCCAATTATCTGGAACTTCGTATATGGTGTCGTCATCGGGCTTATTTACATTCACCCCGGTGCGCATGCGTTCCTGTCCTCCTTGTTCTCTAAAAAAGGTCTCACTTCGGCGGTTGTATTGCTCGTGATCTGGCAATATCTGTCAGGCTTTTTTGGCGGCTTAGGCCCCCTTCAATGGGGTTTCGGGGCTTGTGCGCTTTTCTTTGCGATCATCTTTCACGAGTCAGCCACGAAATCTTACTTCCCTGCCTGGCTGGTCAGAAAAGGAGATATGTCGTTTTCGATTTATCTGATCCACATGCCCGTTTTGGTGATTATCCCGATATTCTTTGCCAAGCTCGGTTATCCGGTCTTCGGTTCGGGTACGGCAATGCTTTTCCTTTCAGTATCGGTGACTCTGATACTCTCAGGCCTGTCGTATCAATATCTGGAACTGAAATTCTCTTCTTACCTGAAATCCTTTTTTCCTCTGATGGAAAGCAGAAAGAAACGGGAACAGGTCCAGGCTGGCGCCTGA
- a CDS encoding MerR family transcriptional regulator, whose protein sequence is MESRTKLYYDINEVAEMLQVEAPTLRFWEKKFPQLDPKRDARNRRRYTERDIEIIKKIMHQRDKQGRTIKGTREQLRRKEESELMIQRLMRVRKFLTELKENL, encoded by the coding sequence ATGGAATCCAGGACAAAACTTTATTACGACATCAATGAGGTAGCGGAAATGCTTCAGGTGGAAGCCCCGACGCTGCGGTTCTGGGAGAAAAAGTTTCCCCAGCTGGATCCCAAGCGGGACGCCAGGAACAGACGCAGGTATACCGAAAGAGATATTGAGATCATCAAAAAGATCATGCACCAGCGCGACAAGCAGGGGCGGACCATTAAAGGCACGCGGGAACAGCTGCGCAGAAAGGAAGAGTCGGAACTGATGATCCAGCGACTGATGCGTGTGCGGAAATTTCTGACAGAGCTGAAAGAGAATCTGTAG
- a CDS encoding metallophosphoesterase family protein — MKRIGLLSDTHSYLDERIFNHFANCDEVWHAGDIGSVEIIDKLEAFKPTRLVFGNIDNNEVRARTTEHQHFDLEGFRVWITHIGGAPPRYNPLVLPTLKSSLPDIFICGHSHILRVIRDAKLNNMLYINPGAAGKEGFHKIRTVLRFNMHDGLISQMEAIELGKRGAIM; from the coding sequence ATGAAGCGTATCGGCTTGCTATCGGACACACACAGTTATCTGGATGAAAGGATTTTCAATCATTTTGCCAATTGTGATGAAGTATGGCACGCCGGGGATATCGGCTCGGTCGAGATCATCGACAAGCTGGAAGCATTCAAGCCGACACGACTTGTGTTTGGAAATATCGACAACAACGAGGTACGCGCCCGGACCACCGAGCACCAGCATTTTGACCTGGAAGGATTTCGGGTGTGGATTACCCATATCGGCGGTGCGCCCCCGCGATACAACCCCCTGGTGCTGCCGACATTAAAATCGTCTTTGCCAGATATATTTATATGCGGTCACTCACACATTCTCAGGGTGATCCGGGACGCGAAGTTGAACAATATGCTTTATATCAATCCGGGAGCGGCGGGAAAGGAGGGTTTTCATAAAATCCGTACTGTATTGCGGTTCAATATGCACGACGGACTGATCAGCCAGATGGAAGCGATTGAGTTGGGAAAACGGGGAGCGATTATGTAA
- a CDS encoding Rv1355c family protein, translated as MHAETTLNTIYRPVLIPKEQYAARQGSHSLTNEYSHALILDLFATQYKELIKVRTPRERLSDQQLDDLYTQWISEKNADLEGCWVYYPWSNRLLHILDQDEFIELRTARNRHKITLQEQNKLSQCKIGIIGLSVGHAIAMTLATERAAGSLRLADLDTLELSNLNRIKTGIHNTGLNKSVITAREIAEIDPYLDIECFTEGITTDNLHDFLTRNGKLNLLIDECDDFEIKLRCRDAARPLGIPVVMETSDRGLLDVERFDREPKRSILHGLLDDIPQERLQNISPADRVGLVMRISDVAKVSPRGRASLLEVGQSISTWPQLASAVTLGGGVVADVSRRILLGQFTDSGRYYVDLEQIVSNSSRTHDINVNSNITTNEFDVGRAINAVYSLPEIPVAVYLPKDHIESIVEAGSHAPSFGNTQPWKWIYCNGRLHLFHGNSRSLPFFEFKDIVTHFALGAAFQNVVIKSAELGYHASAQIFPANHAPDLIATIEFSPLAENRDEPSLAPLIPLRATDRTAGMPYKLTDTDLDFLRHAAPGVNARIDFIQEPASINVIAQIVGACDLLAMLHEQGHTDFFENTINWRSGTDEQIENGIELVRVARDPVHAMALSILKDKKIAGILQDIDGGNLLAGQIARTIAASACIAAISVSPDGNPFDAGRIVQNLWLRANKLGLSAEILYSPVILFERMESGDGLNAIEKDKIQRLSTLFKSIIKRPAGSGPVFLLRIHKSSTIATKTNRLALDKILFVVNDEI; from the coding sequence ATGCACGCTGAGACGACCCTAAATACAATTTACCGGCCGGTATTAATCCCAAAAGAGCAATATGCTGCCAGGCAAGGTTCACACTCATTGACAAATGAATACAGTCATGCGCTCATTCTGGATCTATTCGCCACCCAGTACAAGGAACTGATCAAAGTCAGAACCCCCCGTGAACGTCTGTCAGATCAGCAACTTGATGACCTATATACGCAATGGATTTCCGAGAAAAACGCTGATCTGGAAGGATGCTGGGTGTATTATCCCTGGTCAAACCGGCTTTTACATATTCTGGACCAAGACGAGTTCATTGAGCTGCGTACAGCACGAAACCGCCATAAGATCACATTACAGGAGCAGAATAAGCTTTCGCAATGTAAGATCGGGATCATCGGATTATCTGTCGGCCATGCCATCGCGATGACACTGGCAACTGAACGGGCGGCCGGTTCGCTCCGCCTTGCCGACCTGGATACCCTGGAGCTTAGTAACCTGAACAGGATCAAAACAGGTATTCACAATACTGGCCTCAATAAGAGCGTGATCACTGCACGGGAAATCGCCGAAATCGACCCTTATCTGGACATTGAATGCTTTACCGAAGGCATTACTACCGACAATCTGCATGATTTTCTGACCAGAAACGGCAAACTTAACCTGCTGATCGACGAGTGCGATGATTTTGAAATAAAATTGAGATGCCGTGATGCTGCCCGGCCACTTGGCATTCCCGTGGTAATGGAAACCAGCGACAGGGGCTTGCTTGATGTGGAAAGGTTTGACAGAGAACCCAAAAGATCGATATTGCACGGTTTGCTTGACGATATTCCGCAAGAAAGATTACAGAACATCTCGCCTGCGGACCGGGTCGGGCTGGTCATGCGAATCAGCGATGTGGCCAAAGTTTCGCCACGGGGACGCGCTTCGTTGCTTGAAGTTGGCCAGTCAATCAGCACATGGCCGCAGCTGGCGAGTGCAGTGACCCTCGGTGGCGGTGTGGTAGCAGATGTTTCCCGGAGGATCCTTCTCGGCCAGTTTACAGATTCAGGCAGGTATTACGTGGATCTGGAACAGATTGTTTCCAACAGTTCGCGGACTCACGACATAAATGTTAATAGTAATATTACCACTAATGAATTTGATGTGGGGCGGGCAATCAATGCCGTGTATTCGCTCCCAGAAATACCAGTCGCCGTCTATCTTCCAAAAGATCACATCGAATCAATTGTCGAAGCCGGCTCCCACGCGCCTTCTTTTGGTAATACGCAGCCGTGGAAATGGATTTATTGCAACGGACGCCTGCACCTTTTTCATGGCAACAGCCGTTCACTTCCCTTTTTTGAATTTAAGGATATTGTAACACATTTCGCACTTGGTGCGGCGTTTCAAAATGTGGTGATCAAAAGTGCGGAACTGGGTTATCATGCGTCTGCTCAGATCTTTCCGGCTAACCATGCTCCCGATTTGATTGCTACAATCGAATTTTCCCCACTGGCTGAAAACAGAGATGAACCTTCACTGGCACCGTTGATCCCGTTACGTGCAACTGATCGAACTGCCGGAATGCCATATAAACTCACCGATACCGATCTGGATTTCCTGCGGCATGCCGCTCCCGGTGTAAATGCCCGGATTGACTTTATTCAAGAACCCGCCTCCATTAATGTGATCGCACAAATTGTGGGGGCGTGCGATCTCCTGGCTATGTTACATGAGCAGGGACATACTGACTTTTTTGAAAACACAATCAACTGGCGTTCGGGAACAGATGAGCAAATTGAAAATGGCATCGAGCTTGTAAGGGTCGCCAGAGACCCGGTGCACGCTATGGCCCTGTCCATTTTGAAGGATAAGAAGATCGCCGGTATTCTTCAGGACATCGATGGAGGTAATTTACTGGCCGGACAGATTGCCCGGACGATCGCGGCATCAGCGTGCATTGCGGCAATTTCGGTTTCTCCGGACGGTAACCCCTTTGACGCAGGGAGAATTGTGCAGAATCTGTGGCTGCGTGCCAATAAGCTCGGGCTTTCTGCTGAAATCCTTTATTCTCCGGTTATCCTGTTTGAGCGAATGGAAAGCGGGGACGGGCTCAATGCTATTGAAAAAGACAAAATTCAACGTCTGTCCACTCTTTTCAAAAGCATTATAAAGCGACCTGCAGGATCAGGCCCTGTTTTTCTTTTGAGAATACACAAATCTTCAACAATAGCTACTAAAACAAATCGCCTGGCATTAGATAAAATATTGTTTGTTGTAAATGACGAAATTTGA
- a CDS encoding sensor histidine kinase, whose amino-acid sequence MGRLLLVLLLIVFAGKSSAGTVDYVNGSLIIGKHIEIYEDKADTLTLPEIRRVQGFQKSTDEVPNIGLSQSTFWIRFSIRNKSASDMLYLELAHPSIHSCELYEISGDNVRTETYDVTDPFSKRRIKHQNLVFRLALGPDQERSYYLKVKGSNQVILPLLVRDREVFFETAQLGETINGIFCGIIVVMVLYNIFIYFSTRDRSYLFYVLYVLSIGLAQTTLSGYAFKYLWPNAPNFNAVAAIYFSGVAGVSVMYFLKNFLQLKENWPRATIVAPIVVVLYSISTVLNMTGNELLSFRVVDFTGAFGALCCLVISIKLSLANYRPAKLFLLGWSIFLLGLFLLILRNVNVLPYNVYTTYTMQFGSIIEVVLLSIALADKINIFKREREESQAQALRISMENEKIIMEQNVFLEKSVNERTAELRFANEDLNLALTRLKDAQTQLIDSEKMASLGQLTAGIAHEINNPINFVSSNIKPLRRDIDDILEILDSYENIQKVGSIEDLQIKMSEIEQLKEELDLDYIKTELDTLLKGMEDGASRTVEIVKGLKIFSRIDELDLNIVNINEGIESTLIILNYQMGNSIQLVKNLGNLPSIECYAGKLNQVFMNILTNSIYALLKDKQEGKTPTIWVKTWLSDPENISISMRDNGPGMTSEVKAKIFEPFFTTKQVGDGTGLGLSIVFKIIEAHSGTIQVNTEIGQGTEFLITLPVKRKVRPIPDFQ is encoded by the coding sequence ATGGGGAGACTGCTACTTGTACTTTTACTGATAGTATTCGCAGGAAAGAGTTCCGCTGGCACAGTTGACTATGTAAATGGTTCGCTGATCATCGGAAAACATATCGAAATCTATGAAGACAAGGCAGACACCCTAACCCTGCCCGAGATCCGGAGGGTACAGGGCTTTCAAAAAAGTACAGATGAAGTCCCCAACATCGGGTTAAGTCAGTCTACTTTCTGGATCCGCTTTTCTATCCGAAACAAATCAGCTTCGGATATGCTGTACCTTGAGCTGGCACACCCCTCGATCCATTCCTGTGAGCTGTACGAAATCAGCGGCGACAATGTCCGTACAGAGACTTACGATGTTACCGACCCTTTCAGTAAACGGCGCATCAAACACCAGAATCTCGTCTTTCGTCTCGCTTTGGGGCCTGATCAGGAGCGTTCTTATTATCTTAAAGTAAAAGGTTCGAACCAGGTTATTCTGCCGCTGCTTGTCCGTGACCGGGAAGTTTTCTTTGAAACTGCCCAGCTCGGCGAGACGATCAATGGAATTTTCTGTGGTATCATCGTAGTAATGGTACTTTACAACATATTTATCTATTTCTCCACCAGAGATAGAAGTTACCTGTTCTATGTGCTGTACGTTCTGTCGATCGGACTGGCCCAAACAACGCTTTCGGGTTATGCATTCAAATATCTCTGGCCAAATGCGCCGAATTTCAACGCTGTTGCGGCCATTTACTTTTCAGGCGTTGCTGGTGTTTCAGTCATGTACTTTCTTAAGAACTTTCTGCAGCTGAAAGAAAACTGGCCCCGCGCGACCATCGTTGCCCCTATCGTTGTCGTGCTTTATTCTATTTCCACGGTACTGAATATGACCGGAAATGAGCTCCTAAGTTTCCGTGTGGTTGATTTCACAGGCGCTTTCGGGGCGCTCTGCTGTCTGGTGATCAGCATTAAGCTTTCACTCGCAAACTACCGGCCTGCCAAGCTTTTCCTTTTGGGCTGGTCTATCTTCTTACTTGGGCTTTTCCTGTTGATCCTGCGCAATGTGAACGTGCTGCCGTACAATGTGTACACCACCTACACGATGCAGTTCGGTTCTATTATCGAGGTTGTATTGCTGTCTATAGCACTCGCAGACAAGATCAATATTTTTAAGAGAGAGAGGGAAGAATCACAGGCACAGGCGCTCCGGATCTCTATGGAAAACGAAAAGATCATCATGGAGCAGAATGTGTTCCTGGAAAAGAGCGTCAACGAGCGTACAGCCGAACTTCGGTTTGCCAACGAGGATCTGAACCTGGCCCTGACCCGCCTCAAAGACGCACAAACACAGCTGATCGATTCTGAGAAAATGGCTTCCCTGGGTCAGCTCACCGCCGGAATTGCGCATGAGATCAACAACCCGATCAACTTTGTGAGCTCCAATATCAAACCGCTGAGGCGGGATATAGATGATATACTGGAAATTTTGGATTCCTATGAAAATATCCAAAAGGTTGGATCTATTGAGGATTTGCAAATTAAAATGAGCGAAATTGAACAGTTGAAAGAAGAACTTGATCTTGACTACATTAAAACTGAACTAGACACGCTTTTAAAGGGTATGGAAGATGGCGCCAGCAGGACAGTAGAAATTGTTAAAGGGCTCAAAATCTTCTCGCGGATCGACGAATTGGACCTCAATATTGTCAATATCAATGAGGGGATCGAGTCGACTTTGATTATCCTGAATTATCAGATGGGCAATTCGATACAGCTCGTCAAAAATCTGGGAAATTTACCAAGCATCGAATGTTATGCGGGCAAGCTGAACCAGGTTTTTATGAATATACTGACCAATTCCATCTACGCTTTGCTCAAAGACAAACAGGAAGGCAAAACACCTACGATATGGGTTAAAACCTGGCTGAGCGATCCTGAGAATATTTCGATCTCCATGCGTGACAACGGGCCAGGAATGACATCAGAAGTAAAAGCCAAAATATTTGAACCGTTTTTCACAACCAAACAGGTAGGCGACGGAACCGGCCTCGGCCTTTCCATAGTCTTCAAAATCATAGAAGCCCATAGCGGCACTATCCAGGTAAATACCGAAATAGGCCAGGGAACAGAATTTTTAATTACACTTCCAGTTAAACGAAAAGTACGCCCAATCCCTGATTTTCAATGA
- a CDS encoding alpha/beta hydrolase, with amino-acid sequence MLRKIYFWSAFTTIAWLFTNCGGPSFVRPLPEPGDTNTIDTSIIWRPDTTDIDTLPIRNIDSVLAFSKRFGTVDIFTEAQLAEQTGVYYKANDFIGRPITMDYRFIAPAKDTMQHRPFVLMVHEGAFLFGSLENEMGKAKWLARKGYAAAAINYRLGFNGGSEQNACGGNNREVVQAVYRAVQDTYVALHYFAGKAEELSIDPSQMVLAGSSAGAITISALLYMKEADFEALLPGIVKTLGPLDPHPNGAPYRVRALLSYLGYGVFKSSYITAANAKPTVFFQRTGDNVLPYVRGTFLSCPFYLSSEGAKPVSDQLRKLKVPFELNYQPEKGHHLSYTEQYVTSRYAQFMKRLWADNRHQIVNENFKTIEDIEIK; translated from the coding sequence ATGTTGAGAAAAATTTATTTCTGGAGTGCCTTCACCACGATCGCCTGGCTGTTCACAAACTGCGGCGGCCCGTCATTCGTAAGACCCTTGCCTGAGCCGGGGGATACAAATACTATTGACACTTCTATTATCTGGCGGCCGGATACAACTGACATTGACACGCTCCCTATTCGAAATATCGATTCTGTGCTTGCCTTTTCCAAACGTTTCGGAACAGTTGATATATTCACCGAGGCGCAGTTGGCGGAGCAGACCGGGGTATACTATAAAGCCAATGATTTCATCGGCAGGCCGATTACAATGGATTACCGCTTCATCGCGCCCGCGAAAGATACCATGCAGCACAGGCCATTTGTTTTGATGGTACATGAAGGTGCATTCCTGTTTGGCTCGCTGGAAAATGAAATGGGTAAGGCCAAATGGCTGGCGAGGAAAGGCTATGCGGCGGCGGCTATCAATTACAGGCTGGGTTTCAATGGCGGAAGCGAGCAAAATGCCTGCGGGGGAAACAACAGGGAAGTGGTACAGGCTGTGTACAGGGCTGTTCAGGATACTTATGTAGCGCTCCATTATTTTGCGGGAAAGGCAGAGGAACTGTCGATTGACCCTTCACAGATGGTGCTGGCGGGCAGCAGCGCGGGAGCGATCACCATATCTGCTTTACTTTATATGAAGGAAGCGGATTTTGAAGCGTTGCTGCCTGGTATCGTAAAAACCCTGGGCCCGCTTGATCCTCATCCAAATGGCGCACCGTACCGGGTCCGTGCGCTACTTTCCTATCTGGGTTACGGCGTATTCAAAAGCAGCTACATTACGGCTGCAAATGCAAAACCGACAGTCTTTTTTCAAAGGACAGGCGATAATGTGCTTCCTTATGTACGGGGGACTTTTCTTTCATGCCCGTTCTATCTTAGTTCCGAAGGCGCCAAGCCTGTTTCTGATCAGCTAAGGAAATTGAAAGTGCCTTTCGAATTGAATTACCAGCCTGAAAAGGGGCATCACCTCAGCTACACAGAACAATATGTCACCAGCCGCTATGCACAATTTATGAAGCGGCTCTGGGCTGATAACCGGCATCAGATCGTGAACGAAAATTTCAAGACGATCGAGGATATTGAGATTAAATGA
- a CDS encoding M20/M25/M40 family metallo-hydrolase yields the protein MKYILSLAFLAAISFCASAQTFQTASLRQHINFLASDDLEGRGTASLGEVRAANYIADYFKNLNLKPAGSSDSYFQPFEVSFAIDGKAHLMTGRNVVALLDNGAEKTIVVGAHYDHLGKGFQGSSLSPDSKNKIHNGADDNASGTTGVMELAKYFAENNVKERHNYLFIAFSGEELGLIGSKHFTEKPTIPLNSISGMINMDMIGRLDDSRGIIVSGWGTSPVWGKLIPDLAKKQNLKYTIDSSGVGASDHTSFYLKNIPVVQFFTGGHGDYHKISDDPDKINYEGEARILSLIAGLLTQLDNETTEPEFVTAGNPHSGATTSNFKVTLGVMPDYSYTGKGLKIDGVSKGRPAEKAGILSGDVIIKLAGEEIGTIYDYMEILGKHEKGQQVDAEFMRGKETKKVKVTF from the coding sequence ATGAAATATATACTTTCCCTGGCATTCCTTGCTGCTATCAGTTTCTGCGCCTCCGCACAAACCTTTCAAACAGCATCGCTCCGCCAGCATATTAATTTCCTGGCTTCCGACGACCTGGAAGGCCGTGGTACTGCCAGCCTGGGGGAAGTACGGGCGGCGAACTATATAGCAGACTATTTTAAAAACCTGAACCTGAAACCCGCCGGGAGCTCAGACAGCTACTTCCAGCCATTCGAAGTTTCATTCGCAATCGACGGCAAAGCGCATTTGATGACGGGCAGGAATGTAGTGGCGTTGCTGGATAACGGGGCTGAAAAAACCATTGTGGTAGGTGCCCATTACGATCACCTCGGTAAAGGTTTCCAGGGGAGCTCGCTGTCTCCCGACAGTAAGAACAAGATCCATAACGGAGCCGATGATAATGCTTCGGGAACCACGGGGGTTATGGAGCTGGCAAAATACTTCGCTGAGAACAATGTAAAAGAGAGGCACAATTACCTGTTTATCGCTTTTTCGGGCGAAGAGTTAGGGCTGATCGGATCGAAACATTTCACAGAAAAACCTACTATCCCACTTAATTCCATATCCGGTATGATCAATATGGACATGATCGGCCGGCTGGATGATTCCAGGGGGATTATCGTTTCAGGCTGGGGGACAAGCCCGGTGTGGGGGAAACTTATCCCTGATCTTGCTAAAAAGCAGAATCTGAAGTACACCATAGACTCTTCCGGCGTGGGTGCTTCTGACCATACCTCTTTTTATCTTAAAAACATTCCCGTCGTCCAGTTTTTCACAGGAGGGCACGGCGACTATCACAAGATCTCTGATGATCCGGATAAGATCAATTATGAAGGAGAGGCAAGGATCCTTTCGCTCATTGCCGGCCTGCTTACCCAGCTTGATAATGAAACAACGGAACCGGAATTCGTCACTGCCGGCAATCCGCATTCAGGGGCGACTACCAGTAATTTTAAAGTCACGCTCGGCGTCATGCCCGATTACAGCTACACCGGGAAAGGACTGAAAATTGACGGGGTTTCAAAAGGCCGGCCAGCTGAAAAAGCGGGAATTTTGTCTGGGGATGTGATCATTAAACTCGCAGGAGAAGAAATAGGTACCATTTACGACTACATGGAGATATTGGGGAAACACGAAAAAGGCCAGCAGGTAGATGCGGAATTTATGCGCGGAAAGGAGACGAAAAAGGTTAAAGTGACCTTTTGA
- a CDS encoding response regulator, whose product METKGKISVLYVDDEINNLNSFKAAFRRDFNILIATSGREGLELLKHNVVHVIITDQRMPEMTGVDFLIEVLKEYSDPVRILLTGYTDITAVIDAVNKGHIYYYLNKPWDEQQLRIIIKNAYEIFHLREENKELIEKLLDVNGQLEFLLRQNLLS is encoded by the coding sequence ATGGAAACCAAAGGCAAGATAAGCGTGCTGTATGTTGATGATGAGATTAATAATCTCAACTCTTTCAAGGCCGCTTTCAGAAGAGACTTCAATATACTGATCGCCACTTCGGGCAGGGAAGGGCTGGAGCTTTTAAAACATAACGTAGTACATGTGATCATTACGGATCAGCGGATGCCTGAAATGACTGGGGTGGACTTTCTGATCGAGGTACTGAAAGAATATTCAGATCCGGTCAGGATCCTGCTGACGGGCTACACGGATATCACGGCGGTGATCGATGCTGTCAATAAGGGACATATTTATTATTACCTCAACAAACCCTGGGACGAGCAGCAGTTACGCATTATCATTAAAAATGCTTACGAGATATTTCACCTCCGGGAAGAAAATAAAGAACTGATCGAAAAACTGCTCGATGTAAACGGCCAGCTAGAATTTCTTCTGAGGCAAAATCTTCTTTCCTAG
- a CDS encoding SRPBCC family protein, producing MSKALIVKQEIWIGAPVAKVWEVLVAPKYIRQWEDLPQDFGDYYLEVGRVIEWTGFSRLTVTVCEPHEKLVLKLYAFKWEQPPADYDIAYTYHLTAENEGTLLTLEIGDFSALTEGQNYYDSSVEFAGTALEKIKSLAENRM from the coding sequence ATGAGTAAAGCATTAATTGTAAAGCAGGAAATATGGATAGGCGCGCCCGTTGCCAAAGTCTGGGAAGTCCTTGTGGCTCCGAAGTATATCAGGCAGTGGGAGGATTTACCGCAGGATTTTGGCGATTACTACCTCGAAGTGGGCAGGGTAATAGAATGGACAGGATTTTCGCGCCTGACGGTCACAGTCTGTGAACCGCATGAGAAACTGGTACTTAAACTGTATGCATTCAAATGGGAGCAGCCACCTGCAGACTATGATATTGCCTACACTTATCACCTTACTGCGGAGAACGAGGGAACGCTGCTGACATTGGAAATCGGCGATTTTTCCGCTTTGACAGAGGGACAAAACTACTATGACTCCTCAGTGGAATTTGCGGGAACGGCACTGGAAAAAATCAAAAGTTTAGCGGAAAACAGGATGTAA